In Salirhabdus salicampi, a genomic segment contains:
- a CDS encoding OsmC family protein, whose protein sequence is MAEHIFHLKADWPGGRNSVGKIESGNLKTDISIPPEMDGPGIGTNPDEMLLGAAATCYIITLGAMIERSNLPLQAMSLQSEGIVDVTNGVFTYKKIIHKPYVLLNENASNQQLSLLQRLVVKADKTCMISKAVKGNVEMELIPTVQIKDKSHIKE, encoded by the coding sequence ATGGCTGAACATATATTTCACTTAAAGGCCGACTGGCCGGGAGGACGAAATTCCGTTGGAAAGATTGAATCAGGGAATTTAAAAACGGATATTTCCATCCCGCCAGAGATGGATGGTCCAGGAATTGGGACGAATCCTGATGAGATGTTACTTGGTGCCGCAGCAACTTGCTACATTATTACACTAGGTGCCATGATAGAGAGGTCGAACCTTCCGTTGCAGGCAATGAGCTTACAGTCAGAAGGAATCGTTGATGTAACAAATGGGGTATTCACATATAAGAAAATTATTCATAAGCCATATGTTTTATTAAACGAAAACGCTTCGAACCAGCAGTTATCATTATTACAACGACTAGTTGTAAAGGCGGATAAAACTTGCATGATCTCAAAAGCGGTTAAAGGAAATGTGGAAATGGAACTCATCCCAACTGTTCAAATTAAGGATAAAAGCCACATTAAAGAATAA